From Sporosarcina sp. 6E9, a single genomic window includes:
- a CDS encoding isochorismate synthase MenF yields the protein MSRKTTVTKNIGKTDTTSDYRFFSETIEIARISPLSFLEAGSADHKEKHFYWQNANRTLTIVGLGHAKVITSAEDDKRFLDVSKQWKELCAVLIKEEKDIAPVLFGGFSFDPKSLKASEWDGFPSAYFVVPSYQLISKNGQMFISINLITTASNAVEEFDALRDERDRLIHIAEVNEFASSIKPIVSSVDEIKKDSYLKAVQDVTDQINKGEAEKVVIARSLQMNFEQEVSSVAALHHITSEQQESYHFGLQKDGQLFFGATPERLIEIVGGQAYSACVAGSIKRGKTATEDRELGEELLNDDKNREEHHYVVKMISNVFNENCTDVSMPKAPKLMRIRDIQHLFTSIEGKLKSGTDIFNLVEELHPTPALGGVPTNKAMEVIRREEQMDRGYYAAPIGWTDSDGNGEFAVAIRSGLLDGDKAYLYAGGGIVADSEPQKEYDETWVKFRPVLRALGGKLNG from the coding sequence ATGAGTCGAAAAACAACTGTAACAAAAAATATTGGAAAGACTGATACGACTTCTGATTATCGTTTTTTTTCAGAGACAATCGAAATTGCACGGATATCTCCACTTTCATTTTTGGAAGCGGGAAGTGCAGATCATAAAGAAAAACATTTTTATTGGCAAAACGCTAATCGAACACTAACAATTGTTGGTCTTGGTCACGCTAAAGTAATAACTAGTGCTGAAGATGACAAACGTTTCCTTGATGTTTCAAAACAGTGGAAGGAATTATGTGCGGTCTTGATCAAAGAGGAGAAAGATATTGCACCTGTACTATTCGGAGGTTTTTCTTTCGATCCAAAAAGCCTGAAAGCCTCCGAATGGGATGGGTTTCCGTCTGCATATTTTGTCGTACCTTCTTATCAACTAATTAGTAAGAATGGTCAAATGTTTATTTCGATTAACTTGATTACAACTGCCAGCAATGCGGTTGAAGAATTCGATGCATTACGGGATGAGCGCGATCGTTTAATTCATATTGCAGAAGTAAATGAATTTGCGTCTTCGATAAAGCCGATTGTTAGTAGTGTAGATGAAATTAAGAAAGATTCTTATCTAAAAGCCGTTCAAGATGTAACTGATCAAATTAACAAAGGTGAAGCGGAGAAAGTTGTGATTGCGCGTTCATTGCAAATGAATTTTGAACAGGAAGTATCGAGTGTCGCTGCACTTCATCATATTACTAGCGAGCAACAAGAAAGCTACCACTTTGGATTACAAAAGGATGGTCAGTTATTTTTTGGGGCGACGCCCGAGCGTCTGATTGAAATTGTTGGCGGACAAGCTTATTCAGCATGTGTAGCTGGGTCTATTAAACGCGGAAAAACTGCTACAGAAGACCGGGAACTAGGAGAAGAGTTATTAAATGACGATAAAAATCGTGAGGAACATCATTATGTAGTTAAAATGATTTCTAATGTATTTAATGAAAATTGTACCGATGTTTCAATGCCTAAAGCACCTAAACTAATGCGGATACGTGATATTCAACACTTGTTTACCTCTATTGAGGGTAAGCTAAAGAGTGGAACGGATATATTTAATTTAGTTGAAGAGCTTCATCCTACACCTGCACTGGGTGGTGTCCCTACAAATAAAGCAATGGAAGTGATTCGTCGCGAGGAACAGATGGACCGTGGCTATTACGCTGCGCCTATTGGTTGGACGGATAGCGATGGAAATGGTGAGTTTGCGGTTGCGATACGTTCTGGATTGCTCGACGGAGATAAAGCATATTTATATGCTGGCGGTGGAATTGTCGCCGATTCAGAACCGCAAAAAGAATATGACGAAACTTGGGTTAAGTTCAGACCCGTTTTACGGGCGCTTGGGGGAAAATTGAATGGTTAA
- a CDS encoding 1,4-dihydroxy-2-naphthoate polyprenyltransferase, producing the protein MQQTIKADTGWRIWWQLTRPHTLTAAFAPVFLGTMIALTYEAIHFPLFIAMLVASVFIQMATNMFNEYYDFKRGLDTEKSVGIGGAIVRNGVKPKTVLNLAFLLYGVSILIGIYICMETSWGLALVGLVSMLIGYLYTGGPYPIAYTPFGELVSGVVMGMLLILIAFYIQTGTVTTEAILLSIPSMLLVAAIMMANNIRDLEGDKKSGRKTLAILAGRSQAITILFMFFIVSYLWIVGLIIFDHLTPWALLVLLSIPKPIIAISVFKKYLQPLEVAPAMKETAITNTLFGLLLGIGILIGHLL; encoded by the coding sequence TTGCAACAAACTATAAAAGCCGACACTGGTTGGCGTATTTGGTGGCAATTGACTAGACCTCATACGTTGACAGCTGCTTTTGCCCCTGTATTTTTAGGAACAATGATTGCTTTAACATATGAGGCCATTCATTTTCCATTATTTATTGCAATGCTGGTCGCAAGTGTTTTTATACAAATGGCGACAAATATGTTTAATGAATACTACGATTTCAAAAGAGGTCTTGATACTGAAAAGTCTGTTGGAATTGGCGGGGCTATTGTACGCAATGGCGTTAAACCAAAAACAGTGCTTAATCTCGCTTTTCTATTATACGGAGTCTCAATACTTATAGGTATTTACATATGTATGGAAACCTCTTGGGGACTTGCGCTCGTTGGGTTGGTTTCTATGCTAATTGGTTATCTTTATACAGGAGGACCTTATCCAATAGCCTATACACCGTTTGGCGAACTTGTTTCAGGCGTAGTCATGGGAATGCTTTTAATCCTTATTGCCTTCTACATACAAACTGGAACGGTTACCACAGAGGCAATCTTATTATCAATCCCTAGCATGTTACTTGTAGCAGCGATAATGATGGCAAACAATATTCGGGATCTTGAAGGTGATAAAAAAAGTGGTAGGAAGACCCTGGCAATTCTTGCTGGACGTTCCCAAGCCATTACAATCCTATTTATGTTTTTTATCGTATCCTATCTTTGGATAGTCGGACTCATTATTTTTGATCATCTAACACCTTGGGCTTTACTTGTACTACTAAGTATCCCAAAACCAATCATCGCCATTTCGGTTTTCAAAAAATATCTTCAACCACTGGAAGTTGCTCCTGCAATGAAGGAAACAGCAATCACAAACACATTATTTGGTTTATTACTGGGCATTGGTATTCTTATAGGTCATCTTTTATAA
- a CDS encoding TraR/DksA C4-type zinc finger protein: MKRLGSIMLSEKEFSILKKELLSLKEKSTVHEKETYPQDSEKESLGELSSYDNHPADMGTALYDREKDLALHEHAESELGKVDIALEAMADGSYGKCKVCQKDIPFERLLIVPYTTLCVEHAETKEQSAGEDVAINEVENPFESTRDPRAIDYENSFQEVAEFGTSDAPSDFIDSEKQTYMDDNDHDEDDTSRMDNIVGKSVTNNTKNS, encoded by the coding sequence ATGAAAAGGTTGGGATCTATAATGTTATCTGAAAAAGAGTTTTCTATATTAAAAAAAGAACTGTTAAGTCTTAAGGAAAAATCAACTGTACATGAAAAGGAAACATATCCCCAAGATAGTGAAAAAGAATCATTAGGTGAACTATCTTCTTATGATAATCATCCAGCTGATATGGGTACCGCTTTATATGACAGAGAAAAGGATTTAGCCCTTCATGAACATGCAGAATCAGAATTAGGTAAGGTTGATATTGCATTAGAAGCAATGGCTGATGGTTCGTACGGAAAGTGTAAAGTATGTCAGAAGGACATTCCTTTTGAGCGGCTACTTATAGTACCCTATACTACTCTTTGTGTTGAACATGCCGAAACCAAAGAACAATCCGCTGGAGAAGATGTAGCTATAAATGAAGTTGAAAATCCATTTGAAAGTACGAGAGATCCACGTGCAATTGATTATGAGAACAGTTTTCAAGAAGTCGCTGAGTTTGGAACCTCCGATGCGCCTTCAGACTTTATTGATAGTGAAAAACAGACTTACATGGATGATAATGATCATGATGAGGACGACACATCTAGAATGGATAATATCGTAGGTAAAAGTGTAACAAATAATACGAAGAATTCCTAA